GCGTGGGTGGTATTATGCAGCATGGCGGTACTTTATTGATGACTTCACGTAGCGAAGAATTTAAAACTAAATCCGGACTAAGTAAAGCCGCCTGTATTTTAAAAGAAAATAAGATAGATGCTCTGGTTGTAATCGGTGGTGATGGCTCCCTGGCTGGCGCCCTGGACCTATGTCAACAGGAGGGAATTGCCGTAGTTGGTATACCGGCTAGTATTGATAATGATCTTTATGGTACTGATATGTCTATCGGTGTTGATACAGCATTAAATACGGTTATTTCTGCAATAGATAAAATAAAGGATACTGCTTCATCTCATCGCCGGGCATTTATTATTGAAGTGATGGGTAGAAATTCAGGATACCTTGCCTTAATGAGTGGTATAGCTGGTGGCGTTGAAGCAGTAATTATTCCGGAATTTCCTGCTGATTTGGAGGAGATAAGTAATAAGTTAAGACAGGGTTATAAAAGAGGTAAAACTCACTGTATTGTCATTGTAGCTGAAGGAGCGGGTAGCGCATATGAAATCGGAAAGTACATGGAAGATAAGGTTGGCTTTGAAATGAGAGTAACCGTACTTGGCTATTTACAAAGAGGTGGTTTTCCCTCAGCATTTGACCGCATCTTAGGCAGTCGATTAGGAGCAGATGCGGTAGAACAAGTACTGAAAAAACAGTATCATCATATGGTAGGTTTAACTGGCAATGATATTAGAGTAATTGCTCTGGAAGAAGTATTATCTAACCAGAAAAAATTGCGCGAATCACTATACCAGTTAGCTGCTGTTTTAGCCCGCTAATATTAAATAATTTGAATAGAATAAAGGTGAGTTGGGAATTCTTTTGTTATTTTAACAAATTAGCCATATAATGAAAAATCCATTTAGGCTTTGATTATATTCAAAGCCTTTTCTTTTCAGAGTGAAATGATATGAAATTAATCAAATTGTGGGATCAACATATTATCTATAGCCAATTTCTTAAAGATTTCCGA
This region of Atribacterota bacterium genomic DNA includes:
- the pfkA gene encoding 6-phosphofructokinase; this translates as MIKRIAVLTSGGDSPGMNAAIRAVVRTGIYYELEVWGIQCGYQGLLDKIFLPLNLKSVGGIMQHGGTLLMTSRSEEFKTKSGLSKAACILKENKIDALVVIGGDGSLAGALDLCQQEGIAVVGIPASIDNDLYGTDMSIGVDTALNTVISAIDKIKDTASSHRRAFIIEVMGRNSGYLALMSGIAGGVEAVIIPEFPADLEEISNKLRQGYKRGKTHCIVIVAEGAGSAYEIGKYMEDKVGFEMRVTVLGYLQRGGFPSAFDRILGSRLGADAVEQVLKKQYHHMVGLTGNDIRVIALEEVLSNQKKLRESLYQLAAVLAR